One Curtobacterium sp. MCLR17_032 genomic window carries:
- a CDS encoding LysM peptidoglycan-binding domain-containing protein: MDRDTTPDEAARRLRSSRFATMPIVLAGTIAVTAGLTGPIAHIEQRHDDDSNRRHVDEDRNLGSGPVFGTAVARQQQPVVTTVAATRSAAPTTYTVRQGDTVSAIASRYGLSAQEILVRNGLGWNTIIHAGQTLRLASTPVGGAVTSSTTTASYHVKQGDTVSGIAAKVGVSTAALLTANELSQRSVIYPGQSLRVPAGRSSATKTATTAGPAAPSAAPTTSATVHRAGSVTIGNGDTILSVATTHGVSVSSLLAANGLTYTSTIYAGSTLVLPSSGPSLSSEQRANAATIVRVGRSLGVSDRGLVIALATAMQESNLRNLAHGDRDSVGLFQQRPSQGWGTPGQLQDTVYASELFFGGSRNPNPGVTAGLLDIPGWSSMSVTEAAQAVQRSAYPKAYAQWEQSAHAWLRSL, from the coding sequence GTGGACAGGGACACGACCCCCGACGAGGCAGCCCGACGCCTCCGCTCGTCGCGCTTCGCGACGATGCCGATCGTCCTCGCCGGCACGATCGCGGTGACGGCCGGCCTGACCGGACCGATCGCCCACATCGAGCAGCGTCATGACGACGACTCGAACCGTCGGCACGTCGACGAGGACCGGAACCTCGGCTCCGGCCCCGTCTTCGGCACCGCCGTCGCCCGCCAGCAGCAGCCGGTCGTCACGACGGTCGCCGCCACCCGCTCCGCGGCACCCACCACCTACACCGTCCGCCAGGGCGACACCGTCTCTGCGATCGCCAGCCGCTACGGGCTGTCCGCGCAGGAGATCCTGGTCCGCAACGGCCTCGGCTGGAACACCATCATCCACGCGGGCCAGACGCTGCGGCTCGCCTCGACCCCGGTCGGCGGTGCAGTCACGTCGAGCACCACGACCGCCAGCTACCACGTCAAGCAGGGCGACACCGTCTCCGGCATCGCGGCGAAGGTCGGCGTGTCGACCGCCGCACTGCTCACCGCCAACGAGCTCTCGCAGCGCAGCGTCATCTACCCCGGGCAGTCGCTCCGCGTGCCGGCCGGTCGGTCCAGTGCCACGAAGACGGCCACGACCGCCGGGCCCGCCGCACCGAGCGCCGCCCCCACCACGAGCGCCACCGTCCACCGTGCCGGCTCCGTGACGATCGGCAACGGCGACACGATCCTCTCCGTCGCGACGACGCACGGCGTCTCGGTCTCGTCGCTCCTCGCGGCGAACGGCCTGACCTACACGAGCACGATCTACGCCGGCAGCACCCTCGTCCTGCCCTCCAGCGGCCCGTCGCTCTCCTCCGAGCAGCGTGCCAACGCGGCGACCATCGTCCGTGTCGGCCGCTCCCTCGGCGTCTCGGACCGTGGTCTCGTCATCGCGTTGGCGACCGCGATGCAGGAGTCGAACCTCCGGAACCTCGCCCACGGCGACCGCGACTCCGTCGGCCTGTTCCAGCAGCGTCCGAGCCAGGGGTGGGGCACCCCCGGTCAGCTGCAGGACACCGTGTACGCGTCCGAGCTGTTCTTCGGCGGGTCGCGGAACCCGAACCCGGGCGTCACGGCCGGCCTGCTCGACATCCCGGGCTGGTCGTCGATGAGCGTGACCGAGGCGGCGCAGGCCGTCCAGCGCTCCGCGTACCCGAAGGCGTACGCGCAGTGGGAGCAGTCCGCCCACGCGTGGCTCCGCTCGCTCTGA
- a CDS encoding Rv2175c family DNA-binding protein, with protein MGPVSAALPGDDALSERWLTVPDLVDLLGVSPGRVHRLFEERTLLPARVDGVLRVPSEFLDDTEPLPSLRGTLIVLGDNGLTDDEAVRWMLTEDEAMGTTPIAALRANRKAEVRRAAQALL; from the coding sequence ATGGGACCCGTGAGTGCTGCCCTTCCCGGAGACGACGCCCTGTCCGAACGCTGGCTGACCGTGCCCGACCTGGTCGACCTGCTGGGGGTGAGCCCCGGCCGCGTCCACCGCCTGTTCGAGGAACGGACCCTGCTGCCGGCACGGGTCGACGGTGTCCTCCGCGTCCCGTCCGAGTTCCTCGACGACACCGAGCCGCTGCCCTCGCTGCGCGGCACCCTCATCGTCCTGGGCGACAACGGGCTCACCGACGACGAGGCCGTCCGCTGGATGCTCACCGAGGACGAGGCGATGGGGACGACGCCGATCGCCGCGCTCCGTGCGAACCGCAAGGCCGAGGTCCGGCGCGCGGCCCAGGCGCTGCTCTAG
- a CDS encoding polyprenyl synthetase family protein, whose amino-acid sequence MAESTRLVDLVSARIDRALDEQRDRLAAISPDLVSFDTFARDLLSGGKRFRALFCYWGWQSVAGRSGSFDPLSEGARQTTAEAIVTAAAALEVFHAAALVHDDIMDRSDTRRGRPAAHRRFESQHADSGWVGDRALFGTNAALLLGDMLLSLSDSLFDEALVLLDPVRARVVRQEFHTMRLEVTAGQYLDIHEETAWPTVDDAEQLVRAQRVIVFKSAKYSVEAPLLIGALIAGASASQLDGLRSFGLPLGVAYQLRDDMLGVFGDPEVTGKPAGDDLREGKRTVLVATARKSLPVGARQLLDELLGDPDLDDDQVQMLRATLTDSGAVSAVERSIERHVQRAKAALDASPLTPSAREQLASLADTVSRRSA is encoded by the coding sequence GTGGCTGAGAGTACGCGATTAGTGGACCTCGTCTCGGCGCGGATCGATCGGGCTCTCGACGAGCAGCGCGACCGCCTCGCGGCGATCAGTCCCGACCTGGTCTCCTTCGACACGTTCGCACGAGACCTGTTGTCCGGCGGGAAACGCTTCCGGGCGCTGTTCTGCTACTGGGGCTGGCAGTCGGTCGCGGGCCGTTCCGGCTCGTTCGACCCGCTGTCCGAAGGCGCCCGGCAGACCACGGCCGAGGCGATCGTCACCGCCGCCGCCGCGCTCGAGGTCTTCCACGCCGCCGCCCTGGTGCACGACGACATCATGGACCGCTCCGACACCCGTCGCGGGCGTCCGGCAGCGCACCGCCGCTTCGAGTCGCAGCACGCCGACTCGGGTTGGGTCGGCGACCGCGCCCTCTTCGGCACCAACGCCGCGCTGCTGCTCGGCGACATGCTCCTCTCGCTCAGCGACTCCCTCTTCGACGAGGCCCTGGTCCTGCTCGACCCGGTGCGCGCCCGCGTCGTCCGCCAGGAGTTCCACACCATGCGCCTCGAGGTGACCGCGGGCCAGTACCTCGACATCCACGAGGAGACCGCCTGGCCGACCGTCGACGACGCCGAACAGCTCGTCCGGGCCCAGCGCGTCATCGTCTTCAAGTCCGCCAAGTACTCGGTCGAGGCGCCGCTGCTCATCGGCGCGCTCATCGCCGGTGCCAGTGCCAGCCAGCTCGACGGCCTGCGGTCCTTCGGCCTGCCCCTCGGCGTGGCGTACCAGCTGCGCGACGACATGCTCGGCGTGTTCGGCGACCCCGAGGTGACGGGCAAGCCCGCCGGTGACGACCTCCGCGAGGGCAAGCGCACCGTCCTGGTCGCCACGGCCCGCAAGTCCCTGCCGGTCGGCGCCCGCCAGCTGCTCGACGAGCTGCTCGGTGACCCGGACCTCGACGACGACCAGGTGCAGATGCTCCGGGCGACCCTCACCGACTCCGGTGCGGTCAGCGCGGTCGAACGGTCCATCGAGCGGCACGTGCAGCGCGCGAAGGCCGCACTCGACGCGTCGCCGCTGACACCGTCGGCGCGCGAGCAGCTCGCGTCGCTCGCGGACACGGTCAGCCGCCGGTCCGCCTGA
- a CDS encoding DUF3040 domain-containing protein: protein MPLSEQEQRLLEEMERSLYQNDSDFVARVTRRQGRPTYTAITIGVLIGLVGVGVIVLGLVIKQPLIGVLGFVVMLAGVLFALRPGGRTPTARPARGASTRPARGGARPARGSGGGSFIDRMNERWDKRNQQD from the coding sequence ATGCCACTCTCGGAGCAAGAGCAGCGCCTCCTCGAAGAGATGGAGCGGAGCCTCTACCAGAACGACTCCGACTTCGTGGCGCGCGTCACTCGCCGCCAGGGCCGTCCGACGTACACCGCGATCACGATCGGTGTCCTGATCGGACTCGTCGGCGTCGGCGTGATCGTCCTCGGGCTCGTCATCAAGCAGCCCCTGATCGGTGTGCTGGGCTTCGTCGTCATGCTGGCCGGGGTGCTCTTCGCCCTGCGGCCCGGTGGTCGGACCCCGACCGCACGACCGGCACGCGGCGCCTCCACCCGACCTGCCCGCGGCGGTGCCCGCCCGGCTCGCGGTTCCGGCGGCGGCTCCTTCATCGACCGGATGAACGAGCGCTGGGACAAGCGCAACCAGCAGGACTAG
- the mraZ gene encoding division/cell wall cluster transcriptional repressor MraZ, with protein MLLGTHAPKLDEKGRVILPAKFRDELSGGLVMTRGQERCVVVFSARTFEELHERIRQAPMTSKRTRDYMRLFLSGASAEQPDKQNRVTIPQNLREYAGLERDLTVIGSGDRAEIWSTSAWETYYAETEEAFAENDEEVIPGIF; from the coding sequence GTGCTGCTCGGTACCCATGCCCCGAAGCTCGACGAGAAGGGTCGCGTGATCCTGCCCGCCAAGTTCCGGGACGAACTCTCCGGTGGTCTCGTCATGACCCGCGGCCAGGAGCGGTGCGTGGTCGTCTTCAGCGCCAGGACCTTCGAGGAACTCCACGAGCGGATCCGCCAGGCGCCGATGACGTCGAAGCGCACCCGCGACTACATGCGCCTGTTCCTCTCCGGAGCGAGCGCCGAACAACCCGACAAGCAGAACCGCGTCACCATCCCGCAGAACCTCCGCGAGTACGCGGGGCTCGAGCGGGACCTGACGGTCATCGGCAGCGGTGACCGCGCCGAGATCTGGTCGACCAGTGCCTGGGAGACCTACTACGCGGAGACCGAAGAGGCCTTCGCCGAGAACGACGAGGAGGTGATCCCGGGGATCTTCTGA
- the rsmH gene encoding 16S rRNA (cytosine(1402)-N(4))-methyltransferase RsmH yields MAAPEKFPHTPVMLERIVDLFTPTLEGPGKVVVDATLGMGGHSAGLLERFPELTLVGLDRDTDALGIAGERLARFGDRVHLVHTVYDELPEALDGLGIDAVDGVLFDLGVSSLQLDRAERGFAYSQDAPLDMRMDRTQGITAAEVLADYDERELRRIFQRYGEEKLAGRYAKAIVERRTERPFTMSGDLVQVLHDATPVAIQRQGHPAKRVFQALRIEVNTELSVLERAIPAALDRIRVGGRLVVESYQSLEDRIVKRALVERTTSSAPADLPVELPEHAPTFALVVKGAEQADDAERAANPRATPVRLRAAERIRK; encoded by the coding sequence ATGGCAGCACCGGAGAAGTTCCCGCACACCCCCGTCATGCTCGAGCGGATCGTCGACCTCTTCACGCCGACGCTCGAGGGACCGGGCAAGGTCGTCGTCGACGCCACGCTCGGCATGGGCGGTCACTCCGCCGGCCTCCTCGAGCGCTTCCCGGAGCTGACCCTCGTCGGACTCGACCGCGACACCGACGCCCTCGGCATCGCGGGGGAGCGGCTCGCCCGCTTCGGCGACCGCGTGCACCTCGTGCACACCGTCTACGACGAACTGCCCGAGGCGCTCGACGGCCTGGGCATCGACGCGGTCGACGGCGTGCTGTTCGACCTCGGTGTCTCCTCGCTGCAGCTGGACCGGGCCGAGCGCGGGTTCGCCTACAGCCAGGACGCCCCGCTCGACATGCGGATGGACCGGACGCAGGGCATCACCGCCGCCGAGGTCCTCGCCGACTACGACGAGCGTGAACTCCGTCGGATCTTCCAGCGCTACGGCGAGGAGAAGCTCGCCGGCCGGTACGCGAAGGCGATCGTCGAGCGTCGGACCGAGCGACCGTTCACGATGTCCGGCGACCTGGTCCAGGTGCTCCACGACGCCACCCCCGTCGCGATCCAGCGGCAGGGGCACCCGGCCAAGCGGGTCTTCCAGGCGCTCCGCATCGAGGTCAACACCGAACTCAGCGTCCTCGAGCGGGCGATCCCGGCCGCACTCGACCGCATCCGCGTCGGCGGCCGGCTGGTCGTCGAGTCCTACCAGTCCCTCGAGGACCGCATCGTCAAGCGGGCGCTGGTCGAACGGACCACCTCGAGCGCCCCGGCCGACCTGCCGGTGGAACTCCCCGAACACGCGCCGACCTTCGCGCTCGTCGTCAAGGGCGCCGAACAGGCCGACGACGCCGAACGCGCCGCCAACCCCCGAGCTACCCCCGTGCGCCTGCGCGCGGCCGAGCGGATCCGGAAGTGA
- a CDS encoding penicillin-binding protein 2: MTKTLRNRRLRYSVVMIAVIALVAVFVVRLVDIQVVQADELSQAAESKRSIPVTLYGTRGTIVDRDGTALAESVVRYNITTSPRLVKSFEGKLGGTRVKDVSVDQALSAIAKASGGDVATMQKNIAADPKSDFAYLVKGIDVAHYEAVRALQVPWLYPEQQAARSYPTGAATGNVTGFMGTDGAQAGLELAYQKCLAGTNGSETYERGEDGVQLPGSTVTQKRAKDGGTLVTTIDSDLQYMASQDIADAAQQLKAESATATVVNAKTGEVLAVADYPTVDPNDVDATKDPGAYGSRALTAAYEPGSTIKAAIAAALIDKGLASPTTQAVVPYSRTFPWGGTIHDSELHPTENLTLTGILRDSSNVGITELGSKLTTQQRYDVMREFGLFEPEPAIDYPGQPTMNYGASPQWDKQTDINSMFGQGISTTAMQVSSIYQTLANQGVRIPLHMVKGCQTEDGKTIDAPDVQSKRVVSAAAATQTVDMLQSVVTGGTLVGMKPISGYNIAAKTGTAEVADGAKGYGADRIISVAGMAPAEDPQYVVTVTFTKPQTTKWSSGAAPAFRTLMSQVLEKYRVAPSTTQARTYPSTW, encoded by the coding sequence GTGACGAAGACGCTCCGCAACCGACGACTGCGCTACAGCGTCGTGATGATCGCCGTGATCGCGCTCGTCGCGGTGTTCGTGGTCCGGCTGGTCGACATCCAGGTCGTGCAGGCCGACGAGCTGTCGCAGGCCGCCGAGTCGAAGCGCAGCATCCCGGTCACGCTCTACGGCACGCGCGGGACGATCGTCGACCGTGACGGCACCGCGCTGGCCGAGAGCGTGGTCCGCTACAACATCACGACCTCGCCGCGCCTGGTGAAGTCGTTCGAGGGCAAGCTCGGCGGCACACGCGTCAAGGACGTCTCGGTCGACCAGGCCCTCAGCGCGATCGCGAAGGCCTCCGGCGGCGACGTCGCCACCATGCAGAAGAACATCGCGGCCGACCCGAAGTCCGACTTCGCGTACCTGGTCAAGGGCATCGACGTCGCGCACTACGAGGCCGTCCGCGCCCTGCAGGTGCCGTGGCTCTACCCGGAGCAGCAGGCGGCCCGGTCGTACCCGACCGGCGCAGCCACCGGCAACGTGACGGGCTTCATGGGGACCGACGGTGCCCAGGCCGGCCTCGAGCTGGCCTACCAGAAGTGCCTCGCCGGCACGAACGGCTCCGAGACGTACGAGCGCGGTGAGGACGGCGTGCAGCTGCCGGGCAGCACCGTGACGCAGAAGCGCGCGAAGGACGGCGGGACGCTCGTCACCACGATCGACAGCGACCTGCAGTACATGGCGTCGCAGGACATCGCGGACGCCGCCCAGCAGCTCAAGGCCGAGTCCGCCACCGCCACCGTGGTGAACGCCAAGACCGGTGAGGTCCTGGCCGTCGCGGACTACCCGACGGTGGACCCGAACGACGTTGACGCGACGAAGGACCCCGGGGCCTACGGTTCCCGCGCCCTGACCGCCGCCTACGAGCCCGGTTCGACGATCAAGGCCGCGATCGCCGCCGCCCTCATCGACAAGGGCCTGGCGAGCCCGACGACCCAGGCGGTCGTGCCGTACTCGCGCACCTTCCCCTGGGGCGGGACGATCCATGACTCCGAGTTGCACCCGACCGAGAACCTGACGCTCACCGGCATCCTCCGGGACTCCTCGAACGTCGGCATCACCGAGCTCGGTTCCAAGCTGACGACCCAGCAGCGGTACGACGTGATGCGCGAGTTCGGCCTGTTCGAGCCCGAGCCCGCGATCGACTACCCGGGTCAGCCGACGATGAACTACGGCGCGAGCCCCCAGTGGGACAAGCAGACCGACATCAACTCGATGTTCGGCCAGGGCATCTCGACCACCGCCATGCAGGTCTCGAGCATCTACCAGACGCTCGCGAACCAGGGCGTCCGGATCCCGCTGCACATGGTGAAGGGCTGCCAGACCGAGGACGGCAAGACGATCGACGCGCCCGACGTGCAGAGCAAGCGCGTCGTGTCGGCCGCGGCGGCCACCCAGACGGTCGACATGCTGCAGAGCGTGGTGACCGGCGGGACCCTGGTCGGCATGAAGCCGATCTCGGGCTACAACATCGCCGCGAAGACCGGAACGGCCGAGGTCGCCGACGGTGCCAAGGGCTACGGCGCGGACCGTATCATCTCGGTGGCCGGAATGGCACCCGCCGAAGACCCCCAGTATGTTGTCACGGTGACGTTCACGAAGCCGCAGACCACCAAGTGGTCGAGCGGAGCGGCTCCGGCGTTCCGCACACTCATGTCCCAGGTGCTCGAGAAGTACCGAGTCGCCCCCTCCACGACACAGGCGCGGACCTACCCGTCGACCTGGTAG
- a CDS encoding UDP-N-acetylmuramoyl-L-alanyl-D-glutamate--2,6-diaminopimelate ligase — protein sequence MSARIPPVLRPEHPTPRPVAELANAFGLRVVGSLDGVETTGVTLSAAEVQPGDLFVGVHGANRHGAEFAADAAERGAVAVLTDADGVAVAERSGLPVLVVDSPRAALGDVSAWVYRTNPDEAELPQLFAVTGTNGKTSTSYILEGILKQLGLVTGLSSTAERHIGSLSVTSRLTTPEASEMHALLARMRESEVRAVAVEVSAQALSRHRVDGIVFDVVAFTNLSHDHLDDYADMEEYFQAKLPLFQPEHGRRGVVSLDTDWGHRVVQDSRIPVTTITVHPEVEAEWHVDILEAHAAYTEFRLTGPEGRELTTRVPLIGWHMAANAALAIVMLVEGGFELGAISHALETNHRTYADERDGTVVSAIECYLPGRTERVSGHAGPSVYVDFGHSPDAFLNTLAAVRQFTPGKVVMLFGADGDRDTTKRADMARVAAEGSDILVVTDHHPRFEDAASIRKTLVDAARAAFPEHEIHEVSPPEAAIRAAVALVGEGDSILWAGPGHQDYRDIQGVRTPYSARDEARAALREAGWEPNTGPAEDAR from the coding sequence TTGTCAGCACGGATCCCCCCGGTCCTCCGGCCCGAACACCCGACCCCGCGGCCGGTCGCCGAACTCGCGAACGCCTTCGGGCTCCGGGTCGTCGGCTCGCTCGACGGCGTCGAGACGACCGGTGTCACCCTGAGCGCCGCCGAGGTGCAGCCCGGTGACCTGTTCGTCGGCGTCCACGGCGCGAACCGTCACGGTGCCGAGTTCGCCGCCGACGCCGCCGAGCGAGGTGCCGTCGCCGTCCTCACCGACGCCGACGGTGTGGCCGTCGCCGAGCGGTCCGGCCTGCCGGTCCTGGTCGTCGACAGCCCGCGGGCAGCGCTCGGGGACGTCTCCGCGTGGGTCTACCGCACCAACCCGGACGAGGCCGAGCTGCCGCAGCTCTTCGCCGTCACCGGGACGAACGGCAAGACCAGCACCTCGTACATCCTCGAGGGCATCCTCAAGCAGCTCGGCCTGGTCACCGGCCTGAGCTCGACCGCCGAGCGGCACATCGGCTCGCTCAGCGTCACCAGCCGGCTCACCACGCCTGAGGCCAGCGAGATGCACGCGCTCCTCGCCCGGATGCGCGAGAGCGAGGTCCGCGCCGTCGCCGTCGAGGTCAGCGCCCAGGCCCTCAGCCGGCACCGCGTCGACGGCATCGTCTTCGACGTCGTCGCGTTCACGAACCTCAGCCACGACCACCTCGACGACTACGCCGACATGGAGGAGTACTTCCAGGCGAAGCTGCCGCTGTTCCAGCCGGAGCACGGTCGTCGCGGTGTCGTCTCGCTCGACACCGACTGGGGCCACCGCGTCGTCCAGGACTCCCGGATCCCGGTGACGACCATCACGGTGCACCCCGAGGTCGAGGCCGAGTGGCACGTCGACATCCTCGAGGCGCACGCCGCGTACACCGAGTTCCGCCTGACCGGACCGGAGGGCCGCGAGCTCACCACCCGCGTCCCGCTGATCGGCTGGCACATGGCCGCCAACGCCGCCCTCGCCATCGTCATGCTCGTCGAGGGCGGGTTCGAGCTCGGCGCGATCTCGCACGCGCTCGAGACGAACCACCGCACCTACGCCGACGAGCGCGACGGCACCGTCGTCAGCGCCATCGAGTGCTACCTGCCCGGCCGCACCGAGCGCGTCTCCGGCCACGCCGGCCCGAGCGTCTACGTCGACTTCGGCCACAGCCCCGACGCCTTCCTCAACACCCTCGCGGCGGTGCGCCAGTTCACGCCCGGCAAGGTCGTCATGCTGTTCGGCGCCGACGGCGACCGCGACACGACGAAGCGGGCGGACATGGCCCGGGTCGCGGCCGAGGGGTCCGACATCCTGGTCGTCACCGACCACCACCCGCGCTTCGAGGACGCCGCGTCGATCCGGAAGACCCTGGTCGACGCCGCCCGTGCCGCGTTCCCGGAACACGAGATCCACGAGGTGAGCCCGCCCGAGGCCGCCATCCGCGCCGCCGTGGCCCTGGTCGGCGAGGGGGACTCGATCCTCTGGGCCGGCCCCGGCCACCAGGACTACCGCGACATCCAGGGTGTCCGGACGCCGTACTCGGCCCGTGACGAGGCCCGTGCCGCGCTCCGCGAGGCCGGCTGGGAACCGAACACCGGCCCGGCGGAGGACGCCCGATGA
- the murF gene encoding UDP-N-acetylmuramoyl-tripeptide--D-alanyl-D-alanine ligase, whose product MIALTLAEIATAVDGELVRGAADTTVDGPVETDSRLVGPGSVFFALLGEETDGHRFVPSAATAGAALVVTERAVDLPEDSATAQIVVADGYAALAALAHEVVARVRAAGSLRVVGITGSNGKTSTKNMLRTILSRAGETVAPEGSFNNHVGAPVSMLRITADTRFLVVEMGASGIGHIAKLVRIAEPDVGVVLKVGLAHAGEFGGIDATERAKSEMVTDLPATATALLNVDDDRVARMRERTDARVVGFGTSAGADYRISGVTTDREGTRFTLTAPPVGDAAPAPDDATGGPSDVLETVDVRLAILGEHHAMNAAAALTVAHLWGVPLADGAEALASMTRAERWRMELLQGPDGVTVINDAYNASPDSTAAALRTLAQVVRPGERTVAVLGEMAELGEFSVEEHDTIGRLVVRLNIGQLVVVGRGAMPIHQAATLEGSWDGESVFIEDVDDAVRALQELVRPGDVVLVKSSKSAGLRFLGDRLGGVPE is encoded by the coding sequence ATGATCGCTCTGACCCTCGCCGAGATCGCCACCGCGGTCGACGGCGAGCTCGTCCGCGGTGCCGCCGACACGACCGTCGACGGTCCCGTGGAGACCGACTCGCGGCTCGTCGGCCCCGGCAGCGTCTTCTTCGCCCTGCTCGGCGAGGAGACCGACGGACACCGCTTCGTGCCTTCCGCAGCCACCGCCGGTGCCGCCCTGGTCGTCACCGAGCGTGCCGTCGACCTGCCGGAGGACTCCGCCACCGCCCAGATCGTCGTCGCGGACGGGTACGCCGCGCTGGCCGCCCTCGCGCACGAGGTCGTCGCACGCGTCCGTGCCGCCGGGTCCCTCCGCGTGGTCGGCATCACCGGCTCGAACGGCAAGACGAGCACGAAGAACATGCTCCGGACGATCCTGTCCCGCGCCGGCGAGACCGTGGCGCCCGAGGGCTCGTTCAACAACCACGTCGGCGCCCCGGTCTCGATGCTCCGGATCACGGCCGACACCCGCTTCCTCGTCGTCGAGATGGGCGCGAGCGGCATCGGCCACATCGCGAAGCTCGTCCGCATCGCCGAGCCGGACGTCGGCGTCGTGCTCAAGGTCGGGCTCGCCCACGCCGGCGAGTTCGGCGGGATCGACGCCACCGAGCGCGCGAAGTCCGAGATGGTCACCGACCTGCCGGCCACCGCGACCGCCCTCCTCAACGTCGACGACGACCGCGTCGCGCGGATGCGCGAGCGCACCGACGCCCGCGTGGTCGGCTTCGGCACGTCCGCCGGGGCGGACTACCGCATCAGCGGGGTCACCACGGACCGCGAGGGCACCCGCTTCACGCTCACCGCGCCTCCCGTCGGCGACGCCGCGCCGGCCCCCGACGACGCAACGGGAGGCCCGTCGGACGTCCTCGAGACCGTCGACGTCCGCCTCGCCATCCTCGGCGAGCACCATGCCATGAACGCAGCCGCGGCCCTGACGGTGGCGCACCTCTGGGGTGTGCCGCTCGCCGACGGCGCCGAGGCGCTCGCGTCGATGACGCGCGCCGAGCGCTGGCGCATGGAGCTGCTGCAGGGCCCGGACGGCGTCACCGTCATCAACGACGCGTACAACGCCTCGCCCGACTCGACCGCCGCCGCACTGCGGACGCTCGCGCAGGTCGTCCGCCCGGGGGAGCGCACCGTCGCCGTCCTCGGCGAGATGGCCGAGCTCGGCGAGTTCTCGGTGGAGGAGCACGACACCATCGGTCGGCTCGTCGTCCGCCTGAACATCGGTCAGCTCGTGGTCGTCGGCCGCGGCGCCATGCCCATCCACCAGGCCGCCACCCTCGAGGGATCGTGGGACGGCGAGTCCGTGTTCATCGAGGACGTCGACGACGCCGTCCGTGCCCTCCAGGAACTCGTGCGTCCGGGTGACGTCGTCCTGGTCAAGTCCTCGAAGTCGGCCGGGCTGCGGTTCCTCGGCGACCGCCTCGGAGGTGTCCCCGAATGA
- the mraY gene encoding phospho-N-acetylmuramoyl-pentapeptide-transferase, translating to MIALLVAGAVSLVFTLLLTPLFIKLFHRLGWGQFIRDDGPQSHHTKRGTATMGGIVLILGAVLGYFVGHLVGRDPLTLSGLLVLFLMVGLGVVGFVDDFLKVRRQRSLGLGGWAKVLGQVIVGVVFATIALVVPAGSGKPPASTMISAIRDIPWLDFMALGTVVGTILFLAWIVLLTVSTSNGVNVADGLDGLATGSSILAIGSYVIIGFWQSNQICGGVRIDETTKHACYTVTDPLDLAVVAAAVCGGLIGFLWYNTSPAQIFLGDTGSLGLGGALAGLAILSRTELLLVLIGGLFFIVTGSVILQRAYFKITHGKRIFRMSPLHHHFELKGWAEVTVVVRFWIIAGLCVAAGVGLFYLEWIARVQ from the coding sequence ATGATCGCGCTCCTCGTCGCCGGCGCTGTGTCGCTGGTGTTCACACTGCTGCTCACGCCGCTGTTCATCAAGCTGTTCCACCGACTCGGGTGGGGCCAGTTCATCCGTGACGACGGTCCGCAGTCGCACCACACCAAGCGTGGCACCGCCACCATGGGCGGCATCGTCCTGATCCTCGGTGCGGTCCTCGGGTACTTCGTGGGACACCTGGTCGGCCGTGACCCGCTCACGCTGTCCGGGCTGCTCGTCCTGTTCCTCATGGTCGGGCTCGGCGTCGTCGGGTTCGTCGACGACTTCCTCAAGGTCCGACGCCAGCGGAGCCTCGGGCTCGGCGGCTGGGCGAAGGTGCTCGGGCAGGTCATCGTCGGCGTGGTCTTCGCGACCATCGCCCTCGTCGTCCCCGCCGGCAGTGGCAAGCCCCCGGCGTCCACGATGATCTCGGCGATCCGGGACATCCCGTGGCTCGACTTCATGGCGCTCGGCACCGTCGTCGGGACGATCCTGTTCCTGGCGTGGATCGTGCTGCTCACCGTGTCGACGTCGAACGGCGTCAACGTCGCCGACGGACTCGACGGCCTGGCCACCGGGTCGAGCATCCTGGCGATCGGCTCCTACGTCATCATCGGGTTCTGGCAGTCGAACCAGATCTGCGGTGGCGTCCGGATCGACGAGACCACGAAGCACGCCTGCTACACCGTCACCGACCCGCTCGACCTGGCCGTCGTCGCTGCCGCGGTCTGCGGTGGGCTGATCGGCTTCCTCTGGTACAACACGTCGCCGGCGCAGATCTTCCTCGGCGACACCGGGTCCCTCGGGCTCGGCGGTGCCCTGGCCGGTCTCGCGATCCTCAGCCGCACCGAGCTGCTGCTCGTCCTGATCGGTGGCCTGTTCTTCATCGTCACCGGCTCGGTCATCCTGCAGCGGGCGTACTTCAAGATCACGCACGGCAAGCGCATCTTCCGGATGAGCCCCCTGCACCACCACTTCGAGCTCAAGGGCTGGGCCGAGGTGACCGTCGTCGTCCGGTTCTGGATCATCGCGGGGCTCTGCGTCGCGGCCGGGGTCGGGCTGTTCTACCTGGAATGGATCGCACGAGTCCAATGA